Within Oribacterium sp. oral taxon 102, the genomic segment AAGGGAAGCACCAGCAGCGAGGACTTCGACGCTTTTCAAAAGCGCACCGATAGCAATGCAGCGGCTTCTGTTTCCACAGAAGAGACAGACTGAGGTCGCGCTGATTTAATCCATAGGCGTGATGCCATATATATATAACCTCAGGCATCCATGCCCCGCAGGAGGGGCATGGATGCCTTAACGTTTCCGCGGCAGGGGGAAATCCCCTGCCGCCCATTGAGAAAGGAGCCCTTCCCCGCCATGCGTTTTCATTTTGACCGATTCGAATTCCGTAATGCAAAGCTCTCTGAATGGGAGGAGCTCACGGCGCTTGAAAAAGTCTGCTTCCCGCCGAACGAAGCGTGTACTTCGGAGCAGCTCCGGCAGCGGATCGAGAAAGCGTCCGAAAACTTCTTCGTCGCCTGTGACCAGGTCAATCCGAAGCTCGCGGGCTTCCTCTGCGGAATCTGCTCCGACGAGCCTCGTTTCCGCGACGAATTCTTCATGGATGCCGCGCTGCACGAGCCCGCCGGGAAGACCGTCTACCTCCTCGGACTGAATGTCTCGCCGGAATACCGCCACCACGGTCTCGCGACCGCACTGATGGATCGCTATATCGAACGGGAAAAGGCGCGCGGCAGGGAGGCGCTGGTTCTCACCTGTCATACACATCTCGTCACGTTCTATGAAGGCTTCGGCTTCGAGGATCTCGGCATCGGAGACTCCCGCTGGGGCGGTGAAAGCTGGCATGATATGCGGCTCTCCCTCCGCTGAACGCTGACACGGGCGGAAATGCAGGCTCGTTTTGGGGATGGGAAGCAGCAAAATTCCCACTCACGCACAGCAATCAAAGTCTATAAGAAAGGAGAGGGATGCAGGCATAAACGACCTGCATCCCTCTCCTTTCTTCTCCCGTGATTGCTTCTCGCCTTTCTTATTTCGTAACAGTTCCGCTAAGGAAACGCTGATGAAATACGCTTACTCGTTTAAAGCACTACGCCGTCCTTAAAGATCGAGATTTCCCGGAAGCCGTTCTCCTCGCTCCTCGTCTTCTTCCCGGAGGCGACCTCCTTCACCATATCGAAGAGCCGCCGCGCCGCATGGTCGATGCTCTCTCCCTCGGAGGCGACCGGCCCGGCATTGAAATCAATCCAGTTTTTCTTCTTCTCCGCGAGGCGGTCGTTCGTCGCCAGCTTCATCGTCGGCGCAGGTGCGCCGAACGGCGTGCCGCGTCCTGTCGTGAACAGGATCAGGTGACAGCCCGCCGCGGTCAGATTCGTCGCGGACACAAGGTCGTTCCCCGGTCCGTAGAGCAGGTTCAGCCCTCTCTTCTTCACCGGCTCCGCATAGGAGAGCACATCCACGATCGGTGCTCTGCCGCCCTTCTGCACGCAGCCGCAGGACTTGTCCTCGAGGGTCGTGATCCCGCCCTGCTTGTTGCCCGGGCTCGGGTTGTCATAGACCACCTCGTTATGGCTGATAAAATAATTCTTGAAGCCATTCAGCATCCGGTCTGCCTTCTCAAACACCTCCCGGCTCTCACAGCGCGGCAGCAGCATTCCCTCCGCGCCGAACATCTCCGGCACCTCGGTCAGGACCGTCGTCCCGCCCTGCGAGACCAGCATATCCGAGAAGCGCCCGACGGTAGGATTGGCAGTGATGCCGGACAGCCCGTCCGAGCCGCCGCACTTCATTCCGATCACCAGCTTGTCCATCCCGAGCGTCTGCCGCCGGAACTGTCCCGCATACTGTGCGAGCTGCTCGAGCAGCTCCCGTCCCGCCGCGAGCTCGTCCTCCACCTCCTGACAGCTCAGGAATTTCACACGCGACGCATCATAAGCGCCCAGCTCCGTGAGGAACTGCTCATGCGTCAGATTCTCGCAGCCGAGGGAAAGCACCAGTACGCCGCCTGCATTCGGATGGCGAACCAGATCTGCCAGCAGCTTCCGGGTCTGTGCATGATCCTCTCCGGTCTGCGAGCAGCCGAAGGGATGCGTAAAGGTATAGAGCCCGTCGATGCTGCCCTGCACCAGATCCTGATTCTCGGAAACCAGATGCTTCGCGATGTCATTGACACAGCCCACCGTCGGGATGATCCAGAGCTCGTTCCGAACCGCTGCCCTGCCGTCCGGACGAAGATACCCCTCGAAGCTCTCCGCAGAATGCACCGGAAGCGTCGGATGCGATGGCGCATAAACATACTCCACCTCTCCGGAGAGATTGGTCGCCATGTCATGCGTATGCACCCATTGTCCGGTGCGGATATCCTCCGTCGCGTGCCCGATCGTATAGCCGTACTTCAGCACCTGCCCGCCCTTCGGGATCGGCTCGAGAGCAATCTTGTGTCCCTGCGGGATATCCTCCGCCGCCGTAAGGCTTCTGCCCGATATCTCCAGTATCGTTCCCTTCGGGATCGGTTCGATCGCTACCGCTACATTGTCCTCTTTATTGATATGTACAAACTTCGCCATTGCTCTCCCTCTCTGCTGCCTCTGCGCGCGGAGGAAGCCCTGTGCAGGGCTCCGCGCCGCCGCCTTATAGGACGCTCTCGTATGCCGCTCTCGCGCCCTCCGCACGGATCTTCGCCAGGTTCTTCACC encodes:
- a CDS encoding GNAT family N-acetyltransferase; its protein translation is MDALTFPRQGEIPCRPLRKEPFPAMRFHFDRFEFRNAKLSEWEELTALEKVCFPPNEACTSEQLRQRIEKASENFFVACDQVNPKLAGFLCGICSDEPRFRDEFFMDAALHEPAGKTVYLLGLNVSPEYRHHGLATALMDRYIEREKARGREALVLTCHTHLVTFYEGFGFEDLGIGDSRWGGESWHDMRLSLR
- a CDS encoding UxaA family hydrolase, whose protein sequence is MAKFVHINKEDNVAVAIEPIPKGTILEISGRSLTAAEDIPQGHKIALEPIPKGGQVLKYGYTIGHATEDIRTGQWVHTHDMATNLSGEVEYVYAPSHPTLPVHSAESFEGYLRPDGRAAVRNELWIIPTVGCVNDIAKHLVSENQDLVQGSIDGLYTFTHPFGCSQTGEDHAQTRKLLADLVRHPNAGGVLVLSLGCENLTHEQFLTELGAYDASRVKFLSCQEVEDELAAGRELLEQLAQYAGQFRRQTLGMDKLVIGMKCGGSDGLSGITANPTVGRFSDMLVSQGGTTVLTEVPEMFGAEGMLLPRCESREVFEKADRMLNGFKNYFISHNEVVYDNPSPGNKQGGITTLEDKSCGCVQKGGRAPIVDVLSYAEPVKKRGLNLLYGPGNDLVSATNLTAAGCHLILFTTGRGTPFGAPAPTMKLATNDRLAEKKKNWIDFNAGPVASEGESIDHAARRLFDMVKEVASGKKTRSEENGFREISIFKDGVVL